One window of the Falco biarmicus isolate bFalBia1 chromosome 2, bFalBia1.pri, whole genome shotgun sequence genome contains the following:
- the LOC130144217 gene encoding T-cell receptor-associated transmembrane adapter 1 isoform X2, with translation MDCHVSVWGVLACVSLALVVSLILNISHYMKKKQAKMYKDYEDNSPSCDDYYTEDDPVYGNLNQDILEECYEQMKSQPQRPVNQLQVESATQMCYASLDHSVKGKHRKPRRSKDPALQEDEEKSSNPTMTAPKVSIYLNSEQLAAENTGNVEAIHDDPIRLMGLIHTTKGQNI, from the exons atggACTGCCACGTTTCTGTCTGGGGAGTTCTTGCCTGTGTGAGTTTGGCTTTGGTTGTTTCATTGATACTGAACATTTCACACTATATGAAAAAGAAGCAAG CTAAAATGTATAAAGACTATGAAGACAACAGTCCAAG CTGTGATGACTATTACACGGAAGATGACCCAGTTTATGGCAATCTTAATCAAGATATTTTAG AGGAATGTTACGAGCAGATGAAGTCCCAGCCTCAGAGGCCTGTTAACCAGCTACAG GTGGAGTCTGCCACTCAGATGTGTTATGCATCACTTGATCACAGTGTcaagggaaaacacagaaaaccaagAAGGAGCAAAGACCCTGCATTACAGGAGGATGAAGAAAAATCATCTAATCCCACCATGACGGCTCCCAAAGTTAGCATTTACCTCAATAGTGAGCAGCTGGCGGCTGAAAACACGGGAAACGTAGAAGCCATTCATGATGATCCCATCAGATTAATGGGTTTGATTCATACTACAAAAGGACAGAACATTTGA
- the LOC130144217 gene encoding T-cell receptor-associated transmembrane adapter 1 isoform X1, producing the protein MLPGPKQKSIQGLPTSLDFPLDKGAGSIPRNSKTRNGLPRFCLGSSCLSKMYKDYEDNSPSCDDYYTEDDPVYGNLNQDILEECYEQMKSQPQRPVNQLQVESATQMCYASLDHSVKGKHRKPRRSKDPALQEDEEKSSNPTMTAPKVSIYLNSEQLAAENTGNVEAIHDDPIRLMGLIHTTKGQNI; encoded by the exons ATGCTGCCAGGCCCAAAGCAAAAGAGCATCCAAGGTTTGCCAACGTCACTTGATTTCCCGCTGGATAAAGGGGCTGGGAGTATTCctagaaacagcaaaaccag aaatggACTGCCACGTTTCTGTCTGGGGAGTTCTTGCCTGT CTAAAATGTATAAAGACTATGAAGACAACAGTCCAAG CTGTGATGACTATTACACGGAAGATGACCCAGTTTATGGCAATCTTAATCAAGATATTTTAG AGGAATGTTACGAGCAGATGAAGTCCCAGCCTCAGAGGCCTGTTAACCAGCTACAG GTGGAGTCTGCCACTCAGATGTGTTATGCATCACTTGATCACAGTGTcaagggaaaacacagaaaaccaagAAGGAGCAAAGACCCTGCATTACAGGAGGATGAAGAAAAATCATCTAATCCCACCATGACGGCTCCCAAAGTTAGCATTTACCTCAATAGTGAGCAGCTGGCGGCTGAAAACACGGGAAACGTAGAAGCCATTCATGATGATCCCATCAGATTAATGGGTTTGATTCATACTACAAAAGGACAGAACATTTGA